In Pseudonocardia sp. C8, one genomic interval encodes:
- a CDS encoding transglutaminaseTgpA domain-containing protein: MTASTRQPAAVPPTPATPPSGRPPGAPRWTVVLAPLACGIAVLLAGAATGAVVQGAAWVWHAAVAVTVVVVTGGLLDRVRPWLAAPGQLAALLVLVTGWFTGGGVAGVLPGPEALGELAALLRGAGQQIDTGVPPVPASPEILLLVTLGFGTLAVAVFGLAVTVAAPAAAGVPLLVVFAVPTALHSDLLPWWSLVAAAAGFGVLLLLRPERLRQGPAGGAVVAVAVVGALLVGTAATAVGTAGRFDATGGAGGGADGSIGLNPFTSLRGQLTRSEPRELFRVRGLQRATYLRALTLQSYVPQEGWKAGRPAPGVPLTGPLPPSTAGPATPQTVQVENLGFRDYWLPVFGDPTAIGVASESWAYDPSGGIAYSERPREEDGWTQAMRVPEPSADQLRAASGPVTVDRAYLDTAGVDPRVARIAREVTAGARTPFDRAMALQNHFTGPGSPFTYSLATAPGGSGDALADFLTRGRTGYCEQYASAMAVMLRAVGVPARVAVGFTAGDDDGSGRVVTTEDAHAWVEAWFPDYGWMSFDPTPLADGRTLDPGYVQQARQEEGGSPAREQPPAPEPTAAPPPPAGGGGETPPPPPPGEQPGDTAGLGSSWWLAAGAGVLALVGLLLAALFPRWWRRRQYVRRAGLARAGGEGAATAAWDEVLAASRDHGVPVPPGDTVRTAAARIVEAHGLTGRPAEAVHELAARVEASWYGDLLPGPGLLDGLVDEVRSAIAAGGSSLRAKVLPPSVVPEQVRRDRSGAEPSGAERP; this comes from the coding sequence GTGACCGCGTCCACCCGGCAGCCGGCCGCCGTCCCGCCGACGCCGGCCACGCCCCCGTCCGGCCGCCCGCCGGGCGCTCCCCGCTGGACGGTCGTGCTCGCGCCGCTGGCGTGCGGGATCGCGGTGCTGCTGGCCGGGGCGGCGACCGGCGCGGTCGTCCAGGGGGCCGCCTGGGTGTGGCACGCGGCCGTCGCGGTGACGGTCGTGGTCGTGACCGGCGGCCTGCTCGACCGGGTGCGTCCGTGGCTGGCCGCACCCGGCCAGCTCGCCGCGCTGCTGGTGCTGGTCACCGGCTGGTTCACCGGGGGCGGGGTGGCCGGGGTGCTGCCCGGCCCGGAGGCGCTGGGCGAGCTCGCCGCGCTGCTCCGCGGGGCCGGGCAGCAGATCGACACCGGGGTGCCGCCGGTCCCCGCGTCGCCGGAGATCCTGCTGCTGGTCACCCTCGGCTTCGGGACCCTCGCGGTCGCGGTGTTCGGGCTGGCCGTGACCGTCGCCGCGCCGGCCGCGGCCGGGGTGCCGCTGCTCGTGGTGTTCGCGGTGCCGACCGCGCTGCACTCCGACCTGCTGCCGTGGTGGTCGCTGGTCGCGGCGGCAGCCGGGTTCGGCGTGCTGCTGCTCCTGCGGCCCGAACGGCTGCGGCAGGGGCCGGCCGGGGGCGCGGTCGTCGCCGTCGCCGTGGTGGGGGCGTTGCTGGTCGGGACGGCGGCCACGGCCGTCGGCACCGCGGGCCGCTTCGACGCCACCGGTGGGGCCGGCGGCGGTGCGGACGGCTCCATCGGGCTGAACCCGTTCACGTCGCTGCGCGGCCAGCTGACCCGCAGCGAGCCGCGGGAGCTGTTCCGGGTGCGGGGCCTGCAGCGGGCGACCTACCTGCGCGCGCTGACACTGCAGTCCTACGTGCCGCAGGAGGGCTGGAAGGCCGGGCGGCCCGCACCGGGCGTGCCGCTGACCGGTCCGCTGCCGCCGTCGACGGCCGGGCCGGCGACCCCGCAGACCGTGCAGGTCGAGAACCTGGGCTTCCGCGACTACTGGCTGCCGGTGTTCGGCGACCCGACCGCGATCGGGGTGGCGTCGGAGAGCTGGGCCTACGACCCGTCGGGCGGCATCGCCTACAGCGAGCGCCCCCGCGAGGAGGACGGCTGGACGCAGGCGATGCGCGTGCCCGAGCCGTCCGCGGACCAGCTGCGCGCCGCGTCCGGACCGGTCACGGTGGACCGCGCCTACCTCGACACCGCCGGCGTCGATCCGCGGGTGGCGCGGATCGCGCGCGAGGTCACCGCGGGGGCCCGGACGCCGTTCGACCGTGCGATGGCGCTGCAGAACCACTTCACCGGGCCCGGCTCGCCGTTCACCTACAGCCTCGCGACCGCCCCCGGCGGCAGCGGCGACGCGCTCGCCGACTTCCTGACCCGCGGCCGGACCGGGTACTGCGAGCAGTACGCCTCCGCGATGGCCGTGATGCTCCGCGCGGTCGGCGTGCCCGCGCGGGTGGCGGTCGGCTTCACCGCGGGCGACGACGACGGCTCCGGCCGCGTCGTCACGACCGAGGACGCGCACGCCTGGGTCGAGGCGTGGTTCCCCGACTACGGCTGGATGAGCTTCGACCCGACCCCGCTGGCCGACGGCCGCACCCTCGACCCGGGATACGTCCAGCAGGCCCGGCAGGAGGAGGGCGGCTCCCCGGCCCGGGAGCAGCCGCCGGCCCCGGAGCCGACCGCCGCGCCCCCGCCGCCCGCCGGGGGTGGCGGCGAGACCCCGCCGCCCCCGCCCCCGGGTGAGCAGCCCGGGGACACGGCCGGGCTCGGCTCGTCGTGGTGGCTCGCCGCCGGTGCCGGTGTGCTGGCGCTGGTGGGCCTCCTGCTGGCCGCCCTGTTCCCCCGCTGGTGGCGCCGCCGCCAGTACGTCCGCCGGGCCGGCCTGGCCCGGGCCGGCGGCGAGGGGGCGGCGACGGCCGCGTGGGACGAGGTGCTGGCCGCGTCCCGGGACCACGGGGTCCCGGTGCCGCCCGGGGACACCGTGCGCACCGCGGCGGCGCGGATCGTCGAGGCGCACGGCCTCACCGGGCGGCCGGCGGAGGCGGTACACGAGCTGGCCGCGCGGGTGGAGGCGAGCTGGTACGGCGACCTGCTGCCCGGGCCGGGGCTGCTGGACGGCCTCGTCGACGAGGTCCGGTCGGCGATCGCCGCCGGTGGGTCGTCGCTGCGGGCGAAGGTCCTGCCGCCCTCCGTGGTGCCCGAGCAGGTGCGCCGGGATCGGTCGGGGGCGGAGCCGAGCGGCGCAGAGCGCCCGTGA
- a CDS encoding DUF58 domain-containing protein yields the protein MTAPAGSRDPGARPPRRPPVPGSADGPGGPASPAGTGTDPAGPGRSGTAPASLGRTPAGSGAAPLAPTAAARKERRAGLTVRGRCLLAGGLAMVVCAVALDERDLVRIGAFVVLLPLLALVVALRSRRTLHVERALEPARIEAGTSGTVLLRIAGGSLLGALRIADHVPDSAGPSDRYPPRFTVHRLGRRGARVGYPLRPVVRGAYRIGPLRGRGTDALGLAEFRHDLLPADRWLVLPRTTPLTGRPSLASTAAGRGAEGGSRPGGGTPDVLIRPYRQGDELRRVHWRSSARRDELMVRLDDRPDPTGVTLLLDRRAGAHRGHGAGSSLEWAVEFIASVAVHLIRRGEAVTLVDESGEPLDDGPDAGGGSEEDQVPRRLEALAVLRPSATAGLGGAGVPEPGTASSDGVLAVLGAAAPQDVTALIAAWPRGGHAILLDVDGWAAGTSPGRPAAATATLLRRAGWQATVVSAGTSVQHAWAEACGVPTSAGAGR from the coding sequence GTGACGGCGCCCGCCGGTTCCCGCGACCCCGGTGCCCGGCCGCCGCGCCGCCCGCCGGTCCCCGGTTCCGCGGACGGGCCGGGCGGGCCCGCGTCACCTGCCGGGACCGGGACCGACCCGGCGGGTCCCGGACGCTCCGGGACCGCCCCGGCGTCGCTCGGACGCACGCCGGCCGGGTCCGGCGCCGCCCCGCTGGCTCCCACCGCAGCCGCCCGGAAGGAACGCCGCGCCGGGCTGACCGTCCGCGGCCGGTGCCTGCTCGCCGGCGGGCTGGCGATGGTCGTCTGCGCGGTCGCCCTCGACGAGCGCGACCTGGTCCGGATCGGCGCGTTCGTCGTGCTGCTGCCGCTGCTGGCGCTGGTCGTCGCGCTCCGGTCGCGGCGGACACTGCACGTCGAGCGGGCCCTCGAGCCGGCCCGGATCGAGGCCGGCACGTCCGGCACGGTGCTGCTGCGGATCGCGGGCGGCTCGCTGCTGGGTGCGCTGCGGATCGCCGACCACGTGCCCGACTCCGCGGGCCCGTCGGACCGCTACCCGCCCCGGTTCACGGTGCACCGGCTCGGCCGCCGCGGCGCCCGGGTCGGCTACCCGCTGCGGCCCGTGGTGCGCGGCGCGTACCGGATCGGCCCGCTGCGCGGGCGCGGCACCGACGCGCTCGGCCTCGCCGAGTTCCGGCACGACCTGCTGCCCGCCGACCGCTGGCTGGTGCTGCCGCGCACCACCCCGCTCACCGGACGCCCGTCGCTCGCCTCCACCGCCGCCGGTCGCGGCGCGGAGGGCGGCAGCCGGCCCGGCGGCGGCACCCCCGACGTCCTGATCCGGCCCTACCGGCAGGGTGACGAGCTGCGCCGGGTGCACTGGCGGTCCAGCGCGCGCCGCGACGAGCTGATGGTCCGGCTCGACGACCGCCCGGACCCGACCGGGGTGACGCTGCTGCTGGACCGCCGGGCCGGCGCGCACCGCGGGCACGGCGCCGGCTCCAGCCTCGAGTGGGCGGTGGAGTTCATCGCGAGCGTCGCCGTCCACCTGATCCGCCGCGGCGAGGCCGTCACCCTGGTCGACGAGTCCGGGGAGCCGCTCGACGACGGCCCGGACGCCGGCGGCGGCAGCGAGGAGGACCAGGTGCCACGACGGCTGGAGGCGCTGGCCGTGCTCCGGCCGTCGGCCACCGCCGGGCTCGGCGGGGCCGGGGTGCCCGAGCCGGGCACGGCGTCGTCCGACGGCGTGCTGGCCGTCCTCGGGGCGGCCGCTCCGCAGGACGTGACGGCGCTGATCGCGGCGTGGCCGCGGGGCGGGCACGCGATCCTGCTCGACGTCGACGGCTGGGCCGCCGGCACGTCGCCGGGCCGCCCGGCCGCGGCCACCGCGACGCTGCTGCGCCGGGCCGGCTGGCAGGCGACCGTCGTGAGCGCCGGGACCAGCGTGCAGCACGCCTGGGCCGAGGCGTGCGGCGTGCCCACGTCGGCGGGGGCGGGCCGGTGA